From Desulfosalsimonas propionicica:
ACCCGGGAACAATTCCTGAAAGGAATCGCCTTAAATGGATTCGCCAACGAAGAATAACCATGCATCTGCCCTGGTCAGGGCGTCGGCCGGTTTGGGCCGGCGGTTTTTCCCCGCGGCCCCCGTGCCCCCCTGTGATCTCCAGGGCGGTCAGGGTGGTCAAGGTGCGGTCAGGGTGAAACCGCTTCACCTTGACCAGGTAATCAATAACCATTCCAGTTATTTAATCCAGGGTGGTCAGGGTGGTCAGGGTGAAACGCCACATCAATACACATGCGCGCGCGTGATAGGCCCTGTAAATATTTTTGCTTTTATAAAAAAGTACCTTGACCACCCTGACCACGCCAGTAATGACGCGGGTTTTCACCTTGACCACCGGCCCTGACCAACCCTGACCACCCTGACCAGGGCCCATAAACAGGAGGTTTTCAGATGATCGGCAACCTTGCAGCCAAATATGACATTGACATCGAGCTGCCAAAAGACCCGGCCACAGACCATGATGCACCAGGTGCACCCATGCCGCGGACCCTCGAACCCGTGTCCACCCCATGGCGCGATTTCCCCAGAGTGGTGGCTTTGTCCGATTTCCTGAAGCAGCACCAGGAACACGGCATCCAGATCGTGCGGCGGGACAACGAGGTATACATGCACTTTGCCCCGCCGCTTGACAGGGAGGACCAACAGCGCTTGGAGATCGCCGGCCAGGCCCTGGAGCTTTTCGCCCAGGCTGTAAATGACATTGAGTTTCTAATGCACCGCGGTTTGATCTTGATCCATGATCATCCCGGATATCATTAACGGGTCCTTCCGGCGACTTGGTTTAATACGGTTTCGTGCAGCGCGAGTTGTCAGAGGTTTTGGAAAAATAAACAGGTGGAAAAATGGAAACTGCCGAAAACACAATCAATTTAAATTTTTTCACGGCTACCGACGTGGCGAAAATCTTCGGGCCGAATTTTTTGGATGCTGATGTTTGCCGGCAGTGGATATTGAGGCGGCTGCATCCGGATGGCGCTTTTTGCCCGTGTTGCGGATCTGGTCTGACCGGTACAGCACTGGGTCGTTTTTGGCAGAGCCGGACCGTTACCTGCCGGAGCTGCGGCAGAGATTTCACAGCCCGGACCGGCACCATTTTGGCAGGCAAAAATCTTTCTTATCAGGAAATCGTCCTGATGGCCTGGCTGATGGCGCGCGGGGATTCGAACAGCGAGATATCGGAAATCATTGGATGCAACCGGGAGACTGTCCGGCTGTGGAGATTTCAACTGGAGGGATAGCATGCCCAGGAATATGAGCTTTGCGATTACGACCGATCAGGTGCGAAACCAGATCAAGACCGTTACACGTCGCCTGGGATGGTGGTTTCTGAAACCCGGAGACGTTGTCAATGCCGTTGAAAAGGCAATGGGATTGAAGAAGGGCGAAAAAGTCAAAAGGATCACGCAAATTCGAATTGTTTCTGCAAACCCGGAGCCCCTTTGTGCAATCGATGAATCCGATGTGGTTAAAGAGGGGTTCCCGGAGTTGACCCCGGAAGAGTTTATCGAGATGTTTTGTCGTCACAATAAGTGCACGTCGCAGACCACGGTTAACCGTATCGAGTTTGAATATTTGTCATGACCAAGGCCCTGAAAAACATTCCCGCGGTGGTGGAGTACCTGGACCGGGCCGGATGGAAAATTGGTAAGTCGGCTGCCTATAAGCACAAGAAGGAAGGCAAGCTGCTGCCGTCTGCAGATGGGACGTTTCCGCTCAAGACCGTTGAGAAGTATGCAAAGCAATGGCTGGAGAAAAAAGACGGATCCGGGACTTTGGATGATCTGCAGGAAGCCACGGCCAAAGCCCAGCTGGAAAAGCTCCAGGCCCAGGCGCGGCACTGGGACACAAAGACCAAGATTGAGATGGGTGAATATGTCCACCGCAATCAATGGGACCGTGAATTGGCCGCGAGGGCAAAGGTGTTCCGCTCAGACATGGAAAATTTCATCCGGGCCCAGGCCTCAGAGATCATCCGGATCGTGGAAGGTGATCCGGAAAAGGCGCCGGATCTGATTGAAATGTACCTGGAACACCTGGAAGCCTGGCTGAACCGGTACAGCAAGCCAAAGACATGGAAGGTGGTTGAGTAATGCTGAATCAGCCTCCATTTTTGCTTTCAGTTTATGACTATACTGGCAACTGGGCGCGCCCTTATATCGATGCCGGATGGCGGGTGCTGCTGTGGGATCAGCATTTTGAAGGGAGCATCCTTGAAGGGTTTGGCCGATTGGTCAGCCTGGTGGAGGAAGAAAATGAGGGCCGCGTGGATGGACTGTTAGCCGCGCCGCCGTGCACTGCATTTGCTGCATCCGGTGCCCGCTGGTGGCAGTACAAAGATTCGCCAGGGTCTGCAGAGCCGCCATGGGAATCCTTCACCGAGCAGATGGTGGGCCTGACGCTGATCGTGTGGGAAATGGTGGTCAGGTTTCGGCCCAGGTTCTGGGCACTGGAAAACCCTGTGGGCCGGATTGAAAAATTATGCCCTGAGCTCAAGCCTTTTCGCCGGATGTCGTTTAACCCGTGTGATTATGGCGATCCCTATATAAAAAAGACAATCCTGTGGGGAGATTTCAACCCAAACCTGCCCCGCAACCCGGTCAGGCCGGTTGAAGGTTCAAAAATGCACCGGCTGCCGGCCGGCCGGCGCAGGTCTGAATTGAGAAGTGTTACGCCTTCCGGATTTGCCCGGGCCTTTTATAAGGCGAATCACGATCTTTCCATAAACTTTGCCAGTGGAAGGCAATTGGAGTTATTTGCATCATGATCCAGGAAGCCCATGAAATAATCGATCCGACCGAAGACGTGGCGCCGGAGTTTATCTTTACACCCTCGGAGCGCCGGGTGTTTAAGGAGAAAGAAAAGGTCACGGTGTCGCAGCATGCCGATGCCCACCGGCAGGTCACGCGCGGGCCGTGGAAGGGGCAGTGGGACACGGCCAATACCGAGTATCTGCGGTTTCCCATGGATTTGTGGAACAGGCCCTGGATCCGCAAGATCTTCATGTGCTGGGCCCCGCAGACCGGCAAGACCCAGGTGGCCCTAAACTGCCTGCACTATGCCATTGACCAGGATCCGGACACGGCTTTTTATGTCATGTCCACCGAGGGCACCACCAAGCGGATCAAGCAGAAACAGATTGATCCCTTGATTGAGTCCAGCCCGCGCGTATCCGACCTGGTGGCCGACTCCACAAATTATTCCATCCAGTTTCAAAACGGCATGGACCTGATGCTGGCCTGGGCCACGTCTGTTTCCGCCCTGGCATCGGAGTCGGCCCGGTACATGTTTTTCGACGAGGTGGACAAATACGATCCGCCCATCAACCTGGACCTGGGTGACATCCGGACCAACGCGTATCCGCACACAAAGAAGCTGCTGTATTACACCACGCCCGAAGACGAAACCGCGCCCATCACCCGGCTGATTCGCGAGGAGGCGGATATCCTGTACCGGTTTCAGGCCCGGTGCCCCAAGTGCGGCCATTATCAGTTCATGGAATTTGACCGGATCAAATGGCCCAAAGACATCCGGGACCCGCGCAAGGTCACCCGCCGCAAGATGGCCCGGTATGTGTGCGTATCCTGCGAAATCGGCTGGACTGACGATCACAGGGATGTGGCCGTCCGAAATGGCCGATGGGTTCCGTTTGTGGGCAAACATCCCATGTTCGGTGATTTCCCGGAGCCGCCGGACCGGCCCGTGTCCGTGGCCTTGCATCTGCCGTCCTGGTATTCCCCCTTTATCTCCCTGTCTGATGTGGCCGCGGCCTTTCTGCATGGACTGAAAGACCCCAACAAACTGCGGATTTTTATCACCCAGCACAAGGCCGAGCCCTGGGTTTTCCGGGTCAAGACCACCACGGAAGATCAGGTGTTAAAAGCCCGGATCCCTGAGCTCAAACCCCAGACCGTGCCTGCAGCCGCCGTGGCCCTGACCTGCGGCATTGACGTTCAGAAATATGGCTTCTGGTTTTTGGTGCGCGCCTGGGCCCGGGATTATACTTCCTGGCTGATCCATTACGGTTTTCTGTCTTACTGGGCGGAAATCGACGACCTGCTGTTTATGCGGGAATATCCCCGGGCCGGCGGCGGGCCGGGCATGCGTATCTGGCGGGCCGGGATCGACACCGGCGGCGGCCAATACGAGGAGGAAATCTCATCGGCCGAGCAGGTTTATCTCTGGCTGCTGGAAAACCGAGTGGGCCGGGGCAGCCAGGTATGGGGCACCAAGGGGGCGTCCAAGAGCCTGGCCAGCAAAATTTCCGTGGGCAAATCCCTGCAGCACACCCCATCAGGCCGATCCATACCGGGCGGATTGTCAATTATCAGCCTGGATACGGACAAACTCAAAGACACGGTGCATTTCAGACTGGAAAAGGCCATGGCCGGCACCGAGGAAACCGCTCAAATGGCCGCCTACCTGCACGCGGACACAAAGGCTGATTATGCCAAACAGATCATGGCGGAAGTCAAAAAGCAGGACAAAAAGGGGAAAGAAACCTGGGTGCAGGAATACCGGGAAAACCATTTGCTGGACTGCGAGGTCATCGCCCACGCCCTGGCCGATCCCGAGTGGCCCGGCGGCGGGGTGCACCTGCTGTCCGAGCCGGCCACCGAAGACCCGCCGCCCAAAAAGCCGGCCCAGTCCGCCAATCCGCGGGAGAGGGCCGCCGCGATCCGTGAACGAATCCGAAACCACCGAAGATAAAGGGGGTCCCCATGACCGAACAACGACACGCTTTCGTCTACCGCCGCAACCGTCCGGATCTGCAGAATACCGGGCAGGCCCGCACAAACCGGCTGCTTAACATCGACCAGGTCCGCCGTCGGCTCAATTGCTCCAAGTCCCACGTCTACAATCTGATCCAGTCCGGCGAACTGCCCGCGGTCACCCTTGGGGCGTCCAAAGGCAAAAGGGTATATGAGTCTGAGGTGGATGAATATCTTGCGCGCAGACATGACCTGGAGGTATAAAATGAAAGCAGTGCCAACCTTTCCTGCTGAAATGATAAAGAGGCCTGGAATGCAGCAGATTTCCAAAGCCTGGGACGTTTTTGTGGATATCACAACCCTTATCTGGTTTGTGGTGTTTATAATCCCCCTGGTATCAGACGGCCGGGGCGCAGGCTGGGTCGGGCCGGTCATGGCTGTGATCGGCGGGATCTATGTCATTGAGTTGGTGGTTATCTTCCGCCGGTCGGCCGGCTTTTGGGATTTTTTGCGCCAGGCATGGCTTGATCTGCTGCTGCTGATTCCGTTTTTTCGGATTTTCCGGGTCGGGCGAATCGCCAGGCTTTTTCGGCTCAGGCGTCTGGCCCGGTTTGTCCGGAACCATAAATCCCTGCGCCGCATTGCACGCACCAGCGTCATTGAGACAAGCGTTGAGGGCCTGGACCTGGTGCAAAAAACATTCGAGCGCCTTTCCCGCTTTTTTAGCGCCTACCGCCGCTGATCTTTTCCCCCCAACAAACATTCTTTGTTTCGCTCTCGTTTTTTCAAGGCCTGTATCTGGCAGCCCAGGTGCGGCCAAAGTGGATTCGAGTAAGGGAAAACGATTCCCGGCGTTGGGTGGTTGCAGTGATCGGGTTGGTTATGTAAACGATTTAGAGTCGCAAAATGCGATGATAAAATAGAGAGACAGAAAAAATTCTGTGTCCCCCTTACCATTGCTGTGGTCCCAAAAGGGTCTTATTATTAAACAATAAAGAGGAATGGATTTAAAAATCAGAGCAGAAATCAATATATGGTGCCCATCTAATTGTTTTTTTCAATATAAAGTGGGTAGAACCGAAAGTCCTTGACAAAGAGAGGTATTCTGTACTTTCACAAAGTAAGAGCATAGTTCAGGCCATGAAAATATTTTTCTATGGCTCTAATTAAGAGGGCAGAACAATGGTATCGACAGCAGATTGCATCCCAAATCCTTCAAGGTTGGAAAGCTTATCCAAA
This genomic window contains:
- a CDS encoding helix-turn-helix transcriptional regulator, with the translated sequence MTEQRHAFVYRRNRPDLQNTGQARTNRLLNIDQVRRRLNCSKSHVYNLIQSGELPAVTLGASKGKRVYESEVDEYLARRHDLEV
- a CDS encoding ion transporter; translated protein: MQQISKAWDVFVDITTLIWFVVFIIPLVSDGRGAGWVGPVMAVIGGIYVIELVVIFRRSAGFWDFLRQAWLDLLLLIPFFRIFRVGRIARLFRLRRLARFVRNHKSLRRIARTSVIETSVEGLDLVQKTFERLSRFFSAYRR
- a CDS encoding DNA cytosine methyltransferase codes for the protein MLNQPPFLLSVYDYTGNWARPYIDAGWRVLLWDQHFEGSILEGFGRLVSLVEEENEGRVDGLLAAPPCTAFAASGARWWQYKDSPGSAEPPWESFTEQMVGLTLIVWEMVVRFRPRFWALENPVGRIEKLCPELKPFRRMSFNPCDYGDPYIKKTILWGDFNPNLPRNPVRPVEGSKMHRLPAGRRRSELRSVTPSGFARAFYKANHDLSINFASGRQLELFAS
- a CDS encoding terminase gpA endonuclease subunit; this translates as MIQEAHEIIDPTEDVAPEFIFTPSERRVFKEKEKVTVSQHADAHRQVTRGPWKGQWDTANTEYLRFPMDLWNRPWIRKIFMCWAPQTGKTQVALNCLHYAIDQDPDTAFYVMSTEGTTKRIKQKQIDPLIESSPRVSDLVADSTNYSIQFQNGMDLMLAWATSVSALASESARYMFFDEVDKYDPPINLDLGDIRTNAYPHTKKLLYYTTPEDETAPITRLIREEADILYRFQARCPKCGHYQFMEFDRIKWPKDIRDPRKVTRRKMARYVCVSCEIGWTDDHRDVAVRNGRWVPFVGKHPMFGDFPEPPDRPVSVALHLPSWYSPFISLSDVAAAFLHGLKDPNKLRIFITQHKAEPWVFRVKTTTEDQVLKARIPELKPQTVPAAAVALTCGIDVQKYGFWFLVRAWARDYTSWLIHYGFLSYWAEIDDLLFMREYPRAGGGPGMRIWRAGIDTGGGQYEEEISSAEQVYLWLLENRVGRGSQVWGTKGASKSLASKISVGKSLQHTPSGRSIPGGLSIISLDTDKLKDTVHFRLEKAMAGTEETAQMAAYLHADTKADYAKQIMAEVKKQDKKGKETWVQEYRENHLLDCEVIAHALADPEWPGGGVHLLSEPATEDPPPKKPAQSANPRERAAAIRERIRNHRR